Proteins from one Amycolatopsis benzoatilytica AK 16/65 genomic window:
- the narH gene encoding nitrate reductase subunit beta, with the protein MRIRAQVAMVMNLDKCIGCHTCSVTCKQTWTNREGTEYVWFNNVETKPGIGYPKHYEDQERWKGGWQLDAKGRLVLRSGGRAKRLSRIFANPDLPALEDYYEPATFDKDLLAAAPAGLADTPVKQPRSALTGEPMSLEWGANWEDSLGGAPERAGTDPNIAAMDPEAAARVKFEFEKTFMFHLPRICEHCLNPACVSACPSGAMYKREEDGIVLVDQKRCRGWRMCVSACPYKKVYVNHSTGKAEKCTFCFPRIEAGQPTICSETCVGRLRYLGLVFYDEDAVLAAASVEDERELLEAQRAVFLDPHDPETVRLAYEAGLPEEWVLAAQASPVWRLISEYRIALPLHPEYRTLPMVWYVPPLSPVLDAAGAAGRDDADADDVFHTIRDLRIPVEYLAELFTAGDADAVAGVLMKLAAMRSYMRARTLDGTVAEELCDAVGMPGEQIEAMYRLLAVAKYDERYVVPTAYDKDAAALEAQAASTSDCSLDCAGGPGMTDQAATTERFHLVAEDERVRPGRRGLFSRRSDGRLGLSIDPAGGVS; encoded by the coding sequence ATGCGCATCCGCGCTCAAGTGGCGATGGTGATGAACCTCGACAAGTGCATCGGCTGCCACACTTGCTCGGTCACCTGCAAACAGACCTGGACCAACCGCGAGGGCACCGAATACGTCTGGTTCAACAACGTCGAGACGAAACCCGGCATCGGCTACCCGAAGCACTACGAGGACCAGGAGCGCTGGAAAGGCGGCTGGCAGCTCGACGCGAAGGGCCGGCTCGTGCTCCGCTCCGGCGGGCGCGCCAAGCGGCTCTCGCGCATCTTCGCCAACCCGGACCTGCCGGCGCTCGAGGACTACTACGAGCCCGCGACCTTCGACAAAGACCTGCTCGCCGCCGCCCCGGCCGGCTTGGCCGACACTCCGGTCAAGCAGCCGCGTTCGGCGCTCACCGGCGAGCCGATGAGCCTGGAGTGGGGCGCCAACTGGGAAGACAGCCTCGGCGGCGCGCCCGAGCGGGCCGGCACCGACCCGAACATCGCGGCGATGGACCCGGAAGCCGCCGCACGAGTGAAGTTCGAGTTCGAGAAGACCTTCATGTTCCACCTGCCGCGGATCTGCGAGCACTGCCTGAACCCGGCCTGCGTCTCGGCCTGTCCTTCCGGCGCGATGTACAAGCGCGAAGAGGACGGGATCGTGCTGGTCGACCAGAAACGGTGCCGCGGCTGGCGGATGTGCGTGAGCGCCTGCCCGTACAAGAAGGTCTACGTCAACCATTCCACCGGCAAGGCCGAGAAGTGCACGTTCTGCTTCCCGCGCATCGAAGCCGGCCAGCCCACCATCTGCTCCGAAACGTGCGTCGGACGGCTGCGCTATCTCGGGCTGGTCTTCTACGACGAGGACGCGGTGCTGGCCGCCGCCTCGGTCGAGGACGAACGCGAACTGCTCGAAGCACAGCGAGCGGTGTTCCTGGACCCGCACGACCCGGAGACAGTCCGCCTGGCCTATGAGGCCGGCCTGCCCGAGGAGTGGGTGCTGGCCGCGCAGGCGTCGCCGGTGTGGCGGTTGATCAGCGAGTACCGGATCGCGTTGCCGCTGCACCCGGAGTACCGCACCTTGCCGATGGTCTGGTACGTCCCGCCGCTGTCCCCGGTGCTGGACGCGGCCGGTGCGGCCGGGCGCGACGACGCCGACGCCGACGACGTCTTCCACACCATTCGCGATCTGCGGATCCCGGTGGAGTACCTGGCGGAGCTGTTCACCGCCGGCGACGCCGACGCGGTGGCCGGGGTGCTCATGAAGCTCGCCGCGATGCGCTCCTACATGCGGGCCCGCACGCTCGACGGCACGGTCGCCGAGGAACTGTGCGACGCGGTCGGGATGCCGGGCGAGCAGATCGAAGCGATGTACCGGTTGCTGGCCGTCGCCAAGTACGACGAGCGCTACGTCGTTCCCACGGCCTACGACAAGGACGCCGCGGCGCTCGAAGCGCAGGCAGCGTCCACTTCGGACTGTTCGCTGGACTGCGCGGGCGGGCCGGGGATGACCGACCAGGCCGCCACCACCGAGCGGTTCCACCTGGTGGCCGAGGACGAACGCGTCCGCCCGGGCCGGCGCGGTCTGTTCAGCCGGCGCTCCGACGGCCGGCTCGGGCTGTCCATCGATCCCGCGGGCGGCGTGTCATGA
- a CDS encoding nitrate reductase subunit alpha has product MPTRPLPANDRVPGSGPLLAARRFLTKETVGDHGRTLHQIDSNAWESFYRDRWSYDRVVRSTHGVNCTGSCSWNVFVKDDLITWEHQATDYPGTGPDSPDYEPRGCPRGASFSWYEYSPSRVRHPYVRGSLLTMFRAGLKRFGDPVAAWADIVEDPRKAEAYKGQRGRGGFVRASFDEATTMVAAAHVYTTKTVGPDRVVGFSPIPAMSMASFAAGTRYHALLGGTLLSFYDWYADLPVASPQIWGDQTDVPEAGDWWNATYLVMWGSNIPVTRTPDAHFLTEARYRGAKVVAVSPDYADNVKFADDWLAPHPGTDGALAMAMGHVVLTEFFRDRQVPYFTDYVRSYTDLPFLVTLREREPGVYAADRFLTATDLGDDDPAARHKTVLLDDETGKPVVPNGSLGFRYGAEGEGRWNLDLGDVVPALGVLGHATGQVPVDLARFDIGETEGGTTMRRGVPVVRVGDHLVTGVFDLLLAQYGVQRGELPGDWPTGYDDADAPHTPAWQERITGVPAALAARIGRELARNAERSRGRSLIAMGAGANQWFHSDLTYRALITLVTLTGCQGVNGGGWAHYVGQEKARPVTGQQQLSFGFDWHRPMRHQAATPFWYLHTDQWRYEKVPADELASPLGQGKLAGMTFADTVATAQRMGWSPGHPAFDRNPLDLADEAAAAGMSAAEYVVGELKAGRLKAVADDPDDPANFPRCLTLWRANLLGSSGKGNEFFMKHLLGVDSLAPADECGPGERPRDVTWRDEAPTGKLDLLTTVDFRMTNTGLHSDLVLPAATWYEKHDISTTDMHPFVHAFSPAVAPPGEVRTDYDAFLALADKVSELAVAHLGTRRDVLAAPLQHDTPDELATPSGRVRDWGRGECEPVPGVTMPKLIEIERDYRLIGAKMRAVGPLLDQLGTTTKGITVDVTPELEYLRRRNGTVSVGAFADRPSLSTADRMCEAILALSGTTNGRVAHEGFLQLEKRTGQQFTDLIAGHETDHITYAATQQAPQPVLTSPEWSGSEKGGRRYSPFTVNVERRKPWHTLTGRQHFFVEHDWIAELGEHLPGYRPPLNMARHFGKPGDLADGGVTVRFLTPHAKWSIHSMYHDNELMLALSRGGPVLWMSVEDAAKIGVSDNDWIEAVNRNGVIVARAVVSHRMPEGTVFQYHSPERTVNVPKTEKSGAGKGKRGGYHNSMTRLLVKPTHLAGGHAQLTYAFNYYGPIGSQRDEITVVRRRSQEVEY; this is encoded by the coding sequence TTGCCTACTCGTCCCCTGCCCGCGAACGACCGCGTTCCCGGTTCCGGGCCGCTGCTCGCCGCGCGCCGGTTCCTGACCAAGGAGACCGTCGGCGACCACGGGCGCACCCTGCACCAGATCGACTCGAACGCATGGGAGTCGTTCTACCGCGACCGGTGGAGCTACGACCGGGTCGTGCGGTCCACGCACGGAGTGAACTGCACCGGTTCGTGCTCGTGGAACGTCTTCGTCAAGGACGACCTGATCACCTGGGAGCACCAGGCGACCGACTACCCGGGCACCGGGCCGGACAGCCCCGACTACGAGCCGCGCGGCTGCCCTCGGGGCGCGTCCTTCTCCTGGTACGAGTATTCGCCGTCGCGGGTGCGCCACCCGTATGTGCGGGGTTCGCTGCTCACCATGTTCCGGGCCGGCCTGAAGCGGTTCGGCGACCCGGTCGCCGCGTGGGCGGACATCGTCGAGGACCCGCGCAAGGCGGAGGCGTACAAGGGACAACGCGGCCGCGGCGGATTCGTGCGCGCCTCCTTCGACGAGGCGACGACCATGGTGGCGGCCGCGCATGTCTACACCACCAAGACGGTCGGACCCGACCGGGTGGTCGGGTTCTCCCCCATCCCGGCGATGTCGATGGCGTCCTTCGCCGCGGGCACCCGCTATCACGCGCTGCTCGGCGGCACGCTGCTGTCGTTCTACGACTGGTACGCCGACCTCCCGGTCGCCTCGCCGCAGATCTGGGGAGACCAGACCGACGTCCCGGAGGCCGGCGACTGGTGGAACGCCACCTACCTCGTCATGTGGGGCTCGAACATCCCGGTCACCCGCACACCGGACGCGCACTTCCTCACCGAGGCGCGCTATCGCGGCGCCAAGGTCGTCGCGGTCAGCCCCGACTACGCCGACAACGTCAAGTTCGCCGACGACTGGCTGGCTCCGCACCCCGGCACCGACGGGGCGCTCGCGATGGCCATGGGCCACGTCGTGCTCACCGAGTTCTTCCGCGACCGCCAGGTGCCGTACTTCACCGACTACGTGCGCTCCTACACCGATCTGCCGTTCCTGGTGACGCTGCGGGAACGCGAACCGGGCGTGTACGCCGCGGATCGCTTTCTCACCGCCACCGACCTCGGCGACGACGACCCGGCCGCGCGGCACAAGACCGTCCTGCTCGACGACGAGACCGGGAAACCGGTGGTGCCCAACGGATCCCTCGGCTTCCGCTACGGTGCCGAAGGCGAAGGCCGGTGGAATCTCGACCTCGGCGACGTGGTGCCCGCGCTCGGCGTGCTCGGCCACGCCACCGGCCAGGTCCCCGTCGACCTCGCCCGGTTCGACATCGGCGAGACCGAGGGCGGCACCACCATGCGCCGCGGCGTGCCGGTCGTGCGCGTCGGCGACCATCTCGTCACCGGCGTTTTCGACCTGCTGCTGGCCCAGTACGGCGTCCAGCGGGGCGAACTGCCCGGCGATTGGCCGACCGGCTACGACGATGCCGACGCCCCGCACACACCGGCCTGGCAGGAGCGGATCACCGGCGTGCCCGCGGCGCTGGCCGCCCGGATCGGGCGCGAGCTGGCGCGCAACGCCGAGCGCAGCCGCGGCCGGTCGCTGATCGCAATGGGCGCGGGCGCGAACCAGTGGTTTCACTCGGACCTGACCTACCGCGCGTTGATCACGCTGGTCACCCTCACCGGCTGCCAGGGCGTCAACGGCGGCGGCTGGGCGCACTACGTCGGCCAGGAGAAGGCCCGGCCGGTCACCGGCCAGCAGCAGCTGAGTTTCGGCTTCGACTGGCACCGGCCGATGCGCCACCAGGCCGCCACGCCGTTCTGGTATCTGCACACCGACCAGTGGCGCTACGAAAAGGTGCCCGCCGACGAGCTGGCGTCGCCGCTCGGGCAGGGCAAGCTGGCCGGGATGACGTTCGCCGACACCGTCGCGACCGCGCAGCGAATGGGCTGGTCGCCCGGACATCCCGCGTTCGACCGCAATCCGCTCGACCTGGCCGACGAGGCCGCGGCCGCCGGGATGAGCGCGGCCGAGTACGTCGTCGGCGAGCTGAAAGCCGGCCGGCTCAAGGCCGTGGCCGACGACCCGGACGACCCGGCGAACTTCCCGCGCTGCCTCACCCTGTGGCGCGCCAACCTGCTCGGCTCGTCCGGCAAGGGCAACGAGTTCTTCATGAAGCACCTGCTCGGCGTCGATTCGCTGGCCCCGGCCGACGAATGCGGACCCGGCGAACGCCCGCGTGACGTGACGTGGCGCGACGAGGCCCCCACCGGCAAGCTCGACCTGCTCACCACCGTCGACTTCCGGATGACCAACACCGGCCTGCATTCCGATCTCGTGCTGCCGGCCGCGACCTGGTACGAGAAGCACGACATCTCCACCACCGACATGCACCCGTTCGTGCACGCGTTCTCCCCGGCGGTCGCCCCGCCCGGGGAGGTGCGCACCGACTACGACGCGTTCCTCGCGCTGGCGGACAAGGTCAGCGAACTCGCGGTCGCCCATCTCGGCACTCGCCGCGACGTGCTGGCCGCGCCGCTGCAGCACGACACTCCCGACGAGCTGGCGACCCCGTCCGGGCGGGTGCGCGACTGGGGCCGCGGCGAGTGCGAGCCGGTTCCCGGCGTGACGATGCCGAAGCTGATCGAGATCGAACGCGACTACCGCCTGATCGGCGCCAAGATGCGCGCCGTCGGCCCGCTGCTGGACCAGCTCGGCACCACGACCAAGGGCATCACCGTCGACGTCACCCCGGAACTGGAATACCTGCGCCGCCGCAACGGAACCGTGTCCGTGGGCGCGTTCGCCGACCGCCCGTCGCTGTCCACAGCGGACCGGATGTGCGAGGCGATCCTCGCGCTGTCCGGCACGACGAACGGACGCGTGGCGCACGAAGGCTTCCTGCAGCTGGAAAAGCGGACCGGGCAGCAGTTCACCGACCTGATCGCAGGCCACGAAACCGACCACATCACCTACGCGGCCACGCAACAGGCGCCGCAGCCGGTGCTCACCAGCCCGGAGTGGTCCGGCTCGGAAAAGGGCGGGCGCCGCTATTCCCCGTTCACCGTCAACGTCGAACGACGCAAGCCGTGGCACACCCTCACCGGGCGGCAGCACTTCTTCGTCGAGCACGACTGGATCGCCGAACTGGGCGAGCACTTGCCCGGCTACCGGCCGCCGCTGAACATGGCCCGGCACTTCGGAAAACCCGGCGATCTCGCCGACGGCGGCGTCACCGTCCGGTTCCTCACGCCGCACGCGAAGTGGTCGATCCACTCGATGTACCACGACAACGAGCTGATGCTCGCGCTGTCCCGCGGCGGACCGGTGCTCTGGATGAGCGTCGAGGACGCGGCCAAGATCGGCGTCTCCGACAACGACTGGATCGAAGCGGTCAACCGCAACGGCGTGATCGTCGCGCGAGCCGTGGTCAGCCACCGGATGCCCGAGGGCACGGTGTTCCAGTACCACTCGCCCGAGCGCACCGTGAACGTCCCGAAGACCGAGAAGAGCGGTGCGGGCAAGGGAAAGCGCGGCGGCTACCACAACTCGATGACCCGGCTGCTGGTCAAGCCGACGCACCTCGCCGGCGGGCACGCCCAGCTGACCTACGCCTTCAACTACTACGGCCCGATCGGCAGCCAACGCGACGAGATCACCGTCGTCCGGCGGCGCAGCCAGGAAGTGGAGTACTGA
- a CDS encoding tannase/feruloyl esterase family alpha/beta hydrolase produces MVLAGALAATVPASASASGAHCRVRVPGAEKQIAVCLDDLTTTGTLASGHTVQADWAGLTSAGLPAPSGVPGVQVDGYFPDTSTANTNHGWNHDAQFVLRLPDRWNGGLVVSGSPGVRRQYANDRAIGDQALAEGYAFAATDKGNTGAEFYTDGVRPGDAIAEWNARVTQLTVAARTAVSQHYGRPPARTLAAGLSNGGYLVRWQLENRPWLYDGGVDWEGTLWRPDGPNLLTFLPPALKAYPAYAAGSAAAHQSILDAGFAPGSEFLWGYHYQVYWDLTQRIYREEVDPSFDGATQAGTPFCASGTPACDADYDYASRPPSVARAVERISLTGRIGKPLLTLHGTLDSLLPITRDSDVYDKMIADAGRGALHRYYRVEDGNHVDGLVDQYPDRLRPLGPCFRTAFDALAGWLRGVQPPASATIARPAGASAAELARSCSLG; encoded by the coding sequence GTGGTTCTGGCGGGAGCACTCGCCGCGACGGTCCCGGCGTCGGCGTCGGCTTCCGGCGCGCACTGCCGGGTCCGGGTGCCGGGTGCGGAAAAGCAGATCGCGGTCTGTCTCGACGACCTGACGACGACCGGGACGCTGGCGTCCGGGCACACCGTCCAAGCGGACTGGGCCGGGCTTACCTCGGCCGGGCTGCCCGCGCCGAGCGGCGTCCCCGGCGTCCAGGTCGACGGATACTTCCCGGACACGTCGACGGCGAACACGAACCACGGCTGGAACCACGACGCGCAGTTCGTGCTGCGCCTGCCGGACCGCTGGAACGGCGGCCTCGTCGTCTCCGGCTCGCCCGGCGTTCGGCGCCAGTACGCCAACGACCGCGCGATCGGCGACCAGGCGCTGGCCGAGGGCTACGCGTTCGCCGCGACCGACAAAGGCAACACCGGCGCGGAGTTCTACACCGACGGCGTCCGCCCCGGCGACGCTATCGCCGAGTGGAACGCCCGGGTCACGCAGCTGACCGTCGCCGCGCGGACCGCGGTGTCCCAGCACTACGGCCGCCCGCCCGCGCGGACGCTCGCCGCCGGCCTGTCCAACGGCGGCTACCTCGTGCGCTGGCAGCTGGAAAACCGGCCATGGCTGTATGACGGCGGCGTCGACTGGGAAGGCACGCTGTGGCGGCCCGACGGGCCGAACCTGCTCACCTTCCTCCCGCCCGCGCTGAAGGCGTACCCCGCCTACGCCGCCGGATCAGCCGCCGCTCACCAGTCCATTCTGGACGCGGGGTTCGCACCCGGCTCGGAATTCCTGTGGGGCTATCACTACCAGGTCTACTGGGACCTCACCCAGCGGATCTACCGGGAAGAAGTCGACCCGTCCTTCGACGGCGCGACGCAAGCCGGGACCCCGTTCTGCGCCAGCGGCACCCCGGCGTGCGACGCCGATTACGACTACGCTTCCCGGCCGCCCTCGGTCGCCCGCGCGGTGGAACGGATCTCGCTGACCGGCCGGATCGGCAAGCCGCTGCTGACCCTGCACGGCACGCTCGACAGCCTGCTGCCGATCACCCGCGACTCCGACGTCTACGACAAGATGATCGCCGACGCCGGCCGCGGCGCGCTGCACCGGTACTACCGCGTGGAAGACGGCAATCACGTCGACGGGCTGGTCGACCAGTACCCGGACCGGCTGCGGCCGCTGGGCCCGTGCTTCCGGACCGCGTTCGACGCACTGGCCGGCTGGCTGCGCGGGGTCCAGCCACCGGCGTCGGCGACGATCGCCCGCCCGGCCGGAGCCAGTGCGGCGGAGCTTGCGCGGTCCTGCTCGCTGGGGTGA
- a CDS encoding extracellular catalytic domain type 1 short-chain-length polyhydroxyalkanoate depolymerase: protein MRKLVAAGLAAAAAVVLTATAVAASADPPAASLVQVPSFGANPGNLAMYTYTPAGLAPGRPVVVALHGCTQSAADYYAHSGWPELADRWQFEVVFPQTSSANNSLSCFTWFDPADDTRGNGEAASVKSMVDKAVADHGSDRSRIYVTGLSAGGGMTADLLAAYPDVFAGGGINAGLPAQCATSVTQATSCQQNDQHLTPAQWASRVTAQNPGYTGPWPRVAIWQGTGDYTVYPVNGTELRDQWTAVHGISQTPTSTQSLPGGTTLTSYGDQVQWYSVAGMGHGTAVDPGTGATQCGSTAAYFLAGICSSYYTAVFWGLDKDSGGTTTSAPPTTSATSVPGACVTASNYAHTQEGRAHQTSGEVYANGSGQDMGLWNVFVTHTLRETSPAYWVIADGQC from the coding sequence GTGCGCAAGCTCGTCGCCGCCGGCCTCGCCGCGGCCGCTGCCGTCGTCCTGACCGCCACCGCGGTGGCCGCGTCCGCCGACCCGCCCGCCGCATCGCTCGTCCAGGTGCCGTCTTTCGGGGCCAATCCCGGGAATCTCGCGATGTACACCTACACGCCGGCCGGGCTGGCGCCCGGCCGCCCGGTCGTGGTGGCGCTGCACGGATGCACGCAGAGCGCCGCGGACTACTACGCCCATTCCGGCTGGCCGGAACTGGCTGACCGGTGGCAGTTCGAGGTCGTGTTCCCGCAGACTTCGTCCGCGAACAACTCGCTGAGCTGCTTCACCTGGTTCGATCCCGCCGACGACACCCGCGGCAACGGCGAGGCCGCGTCCGTGAAGTCCATGGTGGACAAAGCCGTCGCCGACCATGGTTCGGACCGTTCGCGGATATATGTCACCGGCCTGTCCGCGGGCGGCGGGATGACTGCCGATCTGCTTGCCGCGTACCCGGATGTCTTCGCCGGCGGCGGGATCAACGCCGGCCTGCCCGCCCAGTGCGCCACGAGCGTGACGCAGGCGACGAGCTGTCAGCAGAACGACCAGCACCTGACACCGGCGCAGTGGGCCTCCCGGGTGACCGCACAGAATCCCGGCTATACCGGACCGTGGCCGCGCGTCGCGATCTGGCAGGGCACCGGCGACTACACGGTCTATCCGGTGAACGGCACCGAGCTGCGCGACCAGTGGACAGCGGTGCACGGGATCTCCCAGACGCCGACGAGCACCCAGTCCCTGCCCGGCGGCACGACGCTGACCAGCTACGGCGACCAGGTCCAGTGGTACTCGGTCGCCGGCATGGGCCACGGCACGGCGGTCGACCCGGGCACCGGTGCGACGCAATGCGGCAGCACCGCGGCGTATTTCCTGGCCGGGATCTGTTCCAGCTACTACACCGCGGTGTTCTGGGGACTGGACAAGGATTCCGGCGGAACGACGACGTCCGCTCCGCCGACGACCTCCGCCACTTCGGTGCCGGGCGCCTGCGTGACGGCGAGCAACTACGCCCACACCCAGGAAGGCCGGGCGCACCAGACCAGTGGCGAGGTCTATGCGAACGGTTCAGGGCAGGATATGGGACTGTGGAACGTTTTTGTCACGCATACGTTGCGCGAGACTTCACCGGCGTACTGGGTGATCGCGGACGGGCAGTGTTAG
- a CDS encoding IS481 family transposase, producing MDREARRRLAVLRHVEEVSGNVALTCRYYGISRPTYYRWLRRYETEGVDGLRERSRRPRTSPNATRAEVVDKIVHLRRNYHFGPEKIAMYLRRYHDVTISRSTVWRILCRLDLGRLPASQRYRRHDRRWKRYEKQRPGHQVQIDVKFVEPLPPAGKAGVTLKPVGRRGKFYQFTAIDDCTRLRILKIYSTLNQKTAIQFLDYVLSQLPFAVEKIQTDNGTEFGTQFHWHVLDKGIGHVYIKPRTPHLNGKVERSHRIDAEEFYRLLDGVVIDDVNVFNSRLKEWQDYYNYDRPHGGLYGQTPYERLRQKTQTTSSE from the coding sequence TTGGACCGCGAGGCGCGTCGGCGTCTCGCGGTCCTGCGTCATGTCGAGGAAGTGTCCGGGAACGTCGCGCTGACTTGCCGGTACTACGGGATCAGCAGGCCGACGTACTACCGGTGGCTGCGCCGCTACGAGACCGAGGGCGTAGACGGGCTGCGGGAGCGGTCGAGGCGGCCGCGGACCAGTCCGAACGCGACCCGGGCCGAGGTGGTCGACAAGATCGTCCATCTGCGGCGCAACTACCACTTCGGGCCCGAGAAGATCGCGATGTACCTGCGGCGCTATCACGACGTCACGATCAGCCGATCGACCGTGTGGCGGATCCTGTGCCGCCTGGACTTGGGCAGGCTGCCCGCGTCGCAGCGGTATCGCCGCCACGACCGCCGGTGGAAACGGTACGAGAAGCAGCGCCCGGGGCACCAGGTGCAGATCGACGTCAAGTTCGTCGAACCGCTGCCCCCGGCCGGCAAGGCGGGGGTGACGCTGAAGCCGGTCGGGCGGCGGGGGAAGTTCTACCAGTTCACCGCAATCGACGACTGCACGCGCCTGCGGATCCTGAAGATCTACTCGACGCTCAACCAGAAAACCGCGATCCAGTTCCTCGACTACGTGCTGTCCCAACTGCCGTTCGCCGTCGAGAAGATCCAGACCGACAACGGCACCGAGTTCGGCACCCAGTTCCACTGGCACGTCCTCGACAAAGGCATCGGGCACGTCTACATCAAGCCCCGCACGCCCCACCTGAACGGCAAGGTGGAGCGCTCCCACCGCATCGACGCCGAGGAGTTCTACCGCCTCCTCGACGGCGTCGTCATCGACGATGTGAACGTCTTCAACAGCCGCCTCAAGGAATGGCAGGACTACTACAACTACGACCGGCCCCACGGTGGACTCTACGGCCAAACACCCTATGAGAGACTCCGGCAGAAGACCCAAACCACGTCGTCCGAGTGA
- a CDS encoding NPCBM/NEW2 domain-containing protein yields the protein MRRILAGLLSGVVLSALAAAVGPPASAVPGQNLLPAPPMGWNSWNKFGCAIDENLIRQTADAMVAHGMRDAGYRYLNIDDCWMAPARDANGDLQPDPKRFPHGIAALADYAHARGLKLGIYSSAGTKTCAGFPASLDHETADARKFAQWGVDYLKYDNCNNEGRPATERYQAMSDALRATGRPIVLSLCEWGENEPWLWGARYGELWRTTGDISDNWNSFTKILDEQVGLEQYSGPNAWNDPDMLEVGNGGMTDAEYRAHFSLWALLNAPLIAGNDLRSMDPATAKILENKDLIALDQDWGGKQGHKIRDDGDVEVWAKPMSDGSAAVVLFNRGGAAADVAVRAADLGIRHSGQYRVRDLWSGEESHSAGDLHGTVAAHGAVVYRVWPGGGARTPLTTLALSAPEVTATDHAFTVTTTLHNDGSPALQGGSARLTVPSGWAVDHGATVPVPRTTSAWTHQWTVRPTGAQPAGPLALSAEATFSVAGETVTRTAAAPVLAATVPPAGQSQVSALPFVSSDNGWGPVERDTSNGETAAGDGHPITIAGVRYPTGLGAHAPSSVRVFLGGGCRAFTAKTGVDDESGGGTVTFEVWGDGKRLASTGVQRHGAAAAPLTADLTGVTVADLRVTDAGDGNTYDHADWADAAIDC from the coding sequence ATGCGTCGAATCTTGGCCGGGCTCCTGTCGGGCGTCGTGCTCTCGGCTCTGGCCGCGGCAGTCGGCCCGCCGGCCTCCGCCGTGCCGGGGCAGAACCTGCTGCCCGCTCCGCCGATGGGCTGGAACAGCTGGAACAAGTTCGGCTGCGCGATCGACGAAAACCTGATCCGCCAGACCGCCGATGCCATGGTCGCGCACGGGATGCGCGACGCCGGTTACCGGTATCTCAACATCGACGACTGCTGGATGGCGCCCGCGCGCGACGCTAACGGCGACCTGCAGCCTGATCCGAAACGCTTCCCGCACGGCATCGCGGCGCTCGCCGATTACGCGCACGCCCGCGGGCTCAAGCTCGGCATCTATTCTTCGGCGGGAACCAAGACCTGCGCGGGATTCCCGGCGAGCCTCGACCACGAGACCGCCGACGCGCGCAAGTTCGCGCAGTGGGGCGTGGACTATCTGAAGTACGACAACTGCAACAACGAAGGCCGCCCGGCGACCGAGCGCTATCAGGCGATGTCGGACGCGCTGCGGGCGACCGGCCGGCCGATCGTCCTGTCGCTCTGCGAGTGGGGCGAGAACGAGCCGTGGCTGTGGGGTGCGCGGTACGGGGAACTCTGGCGCACGACCGGCGACATCAGCGACAACTGGAACAGCTTCACGAAGATTCTGGACGAGCAGGTCGGCCTTGAGCAGTACTCCGGACCGAACGCGTGGAACGACCCGGACATGCTCGAGGTCGGCAACGGCGGCATGACCGACGCCGAGTACCGCGCGCACTTCTCGCTGTGGGCACTGCTGAACGCACCGCTGATCGCGGGCAACGACCTCCGGTCGATGGACCCGGCGACCGCGAAGATCCTCGAGAACAAGGACCTGATCGCGCTCGATCAGGACTGGGGCGGCAAACAGGGGCACAAGATCCGCGACGACGGCGACGTCGAGGTGTGGGCCAAACCGATGTCGGACGGGTCCGCGGCGGTGGTGCTGTTCAACCGGGGCGGTGCGGCGGCCGACGTCGCGGTGCGGGCGGCCGACCTCGGCATCCGCCACTCCGGGCAATACCGGGTCCGGGATCTTTGGTCGGGCGAGGAAAGCCACAGCGCCGGCGACCTGCACGGGACCGTCGCGGCGCACGGCGCGGTCGTCTACCGGGTGTGGCCGGGCGGCGGCGCGCGAACGCCGTTGACCACGCTGGCGCTCAGCGCGCCGGAGGTCACCGCGACCGATCACGCGTTCACCGTGACGACGACCCTGCACAACGACGGATCGCCTGCGCTGCAGGGAGGTTCGGCGCGCCTGACGGTTCCGTCCGGCTGGGCCGTCGACCACGGCGCGACTGTGCCGGTTCCGCGCACCACCAGTGCCTGGACGCACCAGTGGACGGTCCGGCCCACGGGTGCCCAGCCCGCCGGTCCGCTGGCGCTGAGCGCTGAGGCAACCTTCAGCGTCGCGGGCGAGACCGTCACGCGGACCGCGGCGGCCCCGGTCCTGGCCGCGACCGTTCCCCCGGCCGGGCAGTCGCAGGTTTCCGCCCTGCCGTTCGTGTCCAGCGACAATGGCTGGGGACCGGTGGAGCGCGACACGAGCAACGGCGAGACCGCCGCGGGCGACGGGCATCCGATCACCATCGCCGGGGTCCGCTATCCGACCGGGCTGGGAGCGCACGCTCCGTCGTCGGTGCGCGTCTTCCTCGGCGGAGGATGTCGTGCCTTCACCGCCAAGACCGGCGTGGACGACGAGTCCGGCGGCGGCACGGTGACCTTCGAGGTGTGGGGCGACGGCAAACGCCTCGCCTCGACCGGCGTGCAGCGCCACGGTGCGGCGGCCGCGCCGCTGACCGCGGACCTGACCGGCGTCACCGTGGCCGACCTGCGAGTCACCGATGCGGGCGACGGAAACACCTACGACCACGCGGACTGGGCGGACGCGGCGATCGACTGCTGA